From Paenibacillus graminis, a single genomic window includes:
- a CDS encoding carbamoyltransferase family protein: protein MSKYILGLCLSDHDSSACLIKDNRILVAISKERLTRIKRHGCSKGDFDNESVQYCLDYAGISIDDVDLIVQNSIFTYLSDPAYYETLRHYKGSHDYSERIINMTQHPVLPISHHLAHAYSSYYLSPFDEAAILVIDSMGNEDHSVMNFFQGEDREFLLSSGYRATGGWERESVYTAKGGIITPISKRFARDTQPYDSLIKGFGIMYHEVSEYIFGDGHKAGETMGLAPFGKADYPLGAVSFTEEGYAFNDQWLKQLDKPHLSMDQWNDRFEEFAGLAYQVQTELEDSLIHLCNRIHKETGLDHLCLAGGIALNSVTNKKILDRTPFKSVFIPPAAGDSGISIGCALKGYRELGGSPKEFVFLNDYLGKTYSNEEIVQAIENSGLQFRKSEDICKEVAGYLSEDQIIAWFQEGSEFGPRALGHRSILCQATSIEMRDSLNARVKFRQSFRPFAPSVMEEYAPDFFEMDFKSPFMLMVTDVKKDKADVVPGIVHVDGTARVQTVTEEENGIYYRLIKEYAQLTGIPLILNTSFNVNGEPIVETPADALNCYKSTNIDILVIGDYIISK from the coding sequence ATGAGCAAGTACATATTAGGCTTATGTTTATCAGATCATGATTCTTCCGCATGCTTAATCAAGGATAACCGAATTTTGGTTGCGATCAGCAAAGAAAGACTAACCCGCATAAAACGGCATGGATGCTCTAAAGGTGACTTTGATAATGAAAGCGTTCAATATTGTCTTGACTATGCAGGAATTTCCATTGACGATGTCGATTTAATTGTCCAGAACAGCATTTTTACATACCTCAGCGATCCTGCCTACTATGAAACTCTTCGACACTACAAAGGCAGTCATGATTACAGCGAGCGAATCATTAATATGACACAGCATCCTGTCCTTCCTATTTCGCATCATTTAGCACATGCCTACTCTTCCTACTATTTATCTCCTTTCGATGAAGCAGCGATATTGGTTATTGATTCTATGGGCAATGAAGATCACTCTGTGATGAATTTTTTTCAGGGAGAAGATCGGGAATTTCTGTTATCTTCCGGGTACCGTGCCACCGGAGGGTGGGAGAGGGAATCCGTATACACAGCCAAGGGCGGAATAATTACGCCAATAAGCAAACGTTTCGCACGGGACACACAACCGTATGACAGCTTAATAAAAGGGTTCGGCATCATGTATCATGAGGTCTCGGAATACATATTCGGAGATGGTCACAAAGCGGGGGAGACCATGGGACTTGCTCCTTTCGGCAAAGCCGATTATCCGTTGGGCGCTGTTTCATTTACGGAAGAAGGGTACGCGTTCAATGATCAGTGGCTGAAGCAACTGGATAAGCCGCATCTATCCATGGATCAGTGGAATGACAGATTTGAGGAATTTGCCGGTTTGGCATATCAGGTGCAAACAGAACTTGAAGATTCGCTTATTCACTTGTGCAATCGTATCCACAAAGAGACGGGACTTGATCACCTGTGCTTGGCTGGAGGCATTGCATTGAATAGCGTAACCAACAAGAAAATTCTTGACCGTACGCCGTTCAAATCCGTTTTTATCCCACCGGCTGCCGGCGACAGCGGAATCAGCATCGGCTGCGCGCTTAAAGGGTACCGGGAACTGGGCGGTTCGCCCAAGGAATTTGTTTTTCTCAATGATTATCTGGGGAAGACATATTCCAATGAGGAGATTGTGCAGGCCATAGAGAACTCCGGGCTGCAATTCCGCAAATCCGAGGATATTTGCAAAGAGGTCGCAGGGTACTTGAGCGAAGATCAGATTATCGCCTGGTTTCAGGAAGGAAGCGAATTCGGGCCGAGGGCGCTGGGACACCGCAGTATTCTATGTCAGGCTACAAGTATTGAAATGCGGGATTCCCTGAACGCGAGGGTGAAATTCAGGCAGAGCTTCCGGCCATTCGCCCCGAGTGTCATGGAAGAATATGCTCCTGATTTTTTTGAAATGGATTTCAAAAGTCCATTTATGCTCATGGTCACTGATGTCAAGAAGGATAAAGCTGATGTTGTGCCCGGAATAGTGCATGTAGATGGTACCGCCCGGGTCCAGACTGTGACGGAAGAAGAAAACGGCATTTACTACAGATTGATTAAAGAATATGCCCAGTTAACCGGAATCCCATTGATTCTCAATACTTCGTTCAACGTAAACGGCGAACCGATTGTTGAAACCCCTGCCGATGCTCTGAACTGTTATAAATCTACTAACATAGATATTCTTGTGATTGGTGATTATATCATCAGCAAATAG
- a CDS encoding flavin reductase family protein, which translates to MGDKLIWEPHAVLFPMPTVIISTAYEGKETVDACAWLMPVNLDPPMIALALRPKYLSWEYIKQSGEFAINIPYENQTEFTDYCVRTSGYSEDKLRETGCKVFYGKHIKAPLLSDSIINMECAMKETYEIGGTHSIFVAEVLQTYFDEKIVVDRDCDNLNDAVSLQNAKGIAYVMGEYWNLGHCIGLRSE; encoded by the coding sequence TTGGGAGACAAACTGATTTGGGAACCGCATGCCGTATTATTTCCGATGCCTACTGTAATTATCTCTACCGCATACGAGGGGAAAGAAACCGTTGACGCTTGTGCCTGGCTGATGCCGGTAAACCTGGATCCGCCTATGATAGCGCTTGCGCTAAGGCCGAAATATTTATCTTGGGAATATATTAAACAAAGCGGAGAATTTGCAATTAATATCCCTTATGAGAATCAAACGGAATTTACAGATTATTGTGTCAGGACAAGCGGTTACTCCGAGGACAAGCTGCGCGAGACCGGATGCAAAGTGTTTTACGGTAAACACATCAAGGCTCCTCTGTTAAGTGACAGTATAATCAACATGGAATGCGCTATGAAAGAGACTTATGAGATCGGCGGAACACACAGCATTTTTGTCGCCGAGGTTCTGCAAACTTATTTTGATGAGAAGATCGTTGTTGACAGGGACTGCGATAATTTGAACGATGCCGTATCGCTTCAGAATGCCAAAGGCATTGCATATGTAATGGGTGAGTATTGGAATCTAGGACATTGTATAGGTTTAAGGAGTGAGTAG
- a CDS encoding pyridoxal phosphate-dependent decarboxylase family protein: MAVSSGFRPTTDDLVLSSGNKEIFMNMFMQLMKKGVEFKLREPVINFVEPGELNGILDRFTVKQEGIELVELLNDFETLGKYSLNFSSANFLAQPDSGNSIAGLLGEIGKVFLQQNTVNYEYSPAATLLEIKLLTLLRGIIGYQVLPNPELLAVNSGGAFTFGGYGSNMSCLLAAREKLKEKLRAQGKIFNPRRTKVIAAVPFAHYSLRRSLDILGLGNKDLSDIQLAENGLDREATIHVETEHFRMNISDLERKIVEAEADGTDIMAIYAIAGESRAMGFDQLAEIAELARKHDIWLHVDACQGGQCLFSPKLRRTLLNGIEQCDSIALDPHKVFLLPYNLSAFFLKNPKDLYLLPKGSSIISNEDDSLGKFTPGIGSKGFISLKLYFMLRHWGLENVGLEIDRRHALAIRTVDMTGQFEQLVVLNPEPQHNSVMLMYKTPGYRHDHLLFNQVNQKIHKRMTEQGTYMVHTFPSIDDESVISSDKSVQFYPLRLMFGNPNSTEENILGCLKTIIDLGDEILREHNVE, encoded by the coding sequence ATGGCAGTAAGCAGCGGATTTCGGCCAACAACCGATGATCTGGTTCTTAGCTCAGGCAATAAAGAGATTTTCATGAACATGTTCATGCAGTTGATGAAAAAAGGGGTGGAATTCAAGCTGAGAGAACCCGTAATCAACTTTGTTGAGCCGGGTGAACTGAACGGTATTCTTGATCGTTTTACAGTCAAGCAAGAAGGCATTGAGCTTGTAGAGCTTCTGAATGACTTTGAGACGCTTGGTAAGTATTCGCTTAATTTCAGTTCCGCGAATTTCCTCGCCCAGCCTGATAGCGGCAATTCAATAGCCGGATTACTGGGGGAAATCGGCAAGGTTTTTTTACAGCAGAATACCGTCAATTATGAATATTCACCTGCAGCGACATTGTTGGAGATTAAACTTCTTACTTTGCTGCGGGGAATTATTGGTTACCAAGTGCTGCCCAATCCGGAACTGCTTGCCGTCAATAGCGGCGGTGCCTTTACTTTTGGAGGTTATGGTTCCAACATGTCCTGCTTGCTGGCTGCAAGAGAGAAACTTAAGGAGAAGTTGAGAGCACAAGGAAAGATATTTAATCCCAGAAGAACAAAGGTAATAGCGGCGGTGCCTTTTGCCCATTATTCGCTGCGCAGAAGCCTGGACATTCTCGGACTGGGCAATAAGGATCTGTCCGATATCCAACTGGCGGAAAATGGGCTTGACCGGGAAGCGACCATTCATGTGGAAACGGAGCATTTCCGCATGAATATCTCTGATTTGGAACGCAAGATTGTGGAAGCGGAGGCGGACGGAACAGATATCATGGCCATCTATGCCATCGCCGGTGAAAGCCGGGCCATGGGATTTGACCAATTAGCGGAGATTGCTGAACTTGCCCGTAAGCATGACATATGGCTGCATGTGGATGCTTGCCAGGGCGGGCAATGTTTGTTTAGTCCTAAACTGAGGAGAACGTTATTGAACGGAATTGAGCAATGCGACAGCATAGCGCTTGATCCGCATAAAGTGTTTTTGTTGCCTTATAATTTAAGTGCTTTCTTTTTAAAAAATCCAAAGGATTTATATTTATTGCCGAAGGGGTCCTCAATTATCAGCAATGAAGATGATTCTTTGGGGAAATTTACTCCCGGGATCGGAAGCAAGGGATTTATATCCCTAAAACTGTATTTCATGCTGAGGCATTGGGGACTGGAGAATGTTGGGCTGGAGATTGACCGGAGGCATGCGCTTGCAATAAGAACCGTTGACATGACCGGACAATTCGAACAGTTGGTAGTACTTAATCCTGAACCACAGCATAACTCCGTCATGCTTATGTATAAAACCCCGGGATACAGGCATGATCATTTGCTTTTTAACCAGGTTAACCAAAAGATTCATAAACGCATGACTGAACAAGGAACGTATATGGTTCACACTTTTCCCAGTATTGATGATGAGTCCGTAATCAGTAGCGACAAGAGCGTGCAATTCTATCCGCTTCGCTTGATGTTTGGAAATCCAAACTCTACGGAAGAGAATATCCTGGGCTGCTTAAAAACCATTATTGATCTTGGAGATGAAATCTTGCGTGAACATAATGTGGAATAA
- a CDS encoding glycosyltransferase family 2 protein, whose amino-acid sequence MWNKPKVSVIMPVYNREEVLSCAIESVLNQDYAKFELIIVDDCSTDGTPELISKYEKMDKRIRSVRNEMNSRLAPQEWEPRNDGLRLAQGEYVAYLDSDNEWWPSFIGDMSKVLEMNPEMQLVHCNSLNFYPPQVLQRVMASDQRKLVYSGNDCACFSCEELTESEFGAAVYIDTNEMMHRASVFREIGGYWNTFHPRRKEIQAYQGNRYLYRRHNDQDLFERIYYRYSRQSIYHLNKMLVNYYYPGSNRTRQPQWFEHI is encoded by the coding sequence ATGTGGAATAAGCCAAAAGTTAGCGTGATTATGCCCGTCTATAACCGTGAGGAAGTTCTCAGCTGCGCCATTGAAAGTGTACTGAACCAAGACTATGCAAAATTTGAACTGATCATTGTCGATGATTGCTCGACTGACGGCACGCCTGAATTAATCAGCAAATATGAAAAGATGGATAAACGTATACGCAGTGTGCGGAATGAAATGAACAGCAGGCTTGCCCCGCAGGAATGGGAGCCGCGTAACGATGGTCTGAGACTGGCCCAAGGTGAATATGTTGCCTATCTGGATTCGGATAATGAATGGTGGCCGTCGTTTATCGGGGATATGTCGAAGGTGCTGGAGATGAACCCGGAGATGCAGCTTGTCCATTGCAACAGTCTTAATTTCTATCCGCCTCAAGTACTCCAGCGTGTTATGGCATCGGATCAGCGAAAACTAGTCTATAGCGGGAATGATTGTGCATGCTTCAGCTGTGAGGAGCTGACCGAAAGCGAATTCGGTGCTGCCGTATATATCGATACCAATGAAATGATGCATAGGGCTTCTGTATTCAGGGAGATCGGCGGCTACTGGAATACTTTCCACCCGAGGCGTAAGGAGATTCAAGCCTACCAAGGCAACCGCTATTTGTATCGAAGACATAATGATCAGGATTTGTTCGAACGCATCTATTACCGTTATTCACGCCAAAGCATATATCATTTAAACAAAATGCTTGTCAATTATTATTATCCCGGTTCCAACCGCACACGTCAGCCGCAATGGTTCGAGCATATTTAG
- a CDS encoding pyridoxal phosphate-dependent aminotransferase: MSILDTVIENSLESLNIEHFYNDYLVADKRTPVHDMSLGEIANVHYSENQYGLYKRFLTEHDLQNKLTRYGGAEGTLETVLITAKHAGALTGLSELDERHITFFDGAQDAISNVISCTVSPLGSGYRNKQFVLAAIPSYPYAASILNQKCGVKLFQAFSGDEFTQGVVDCIDETVGAILVNIPQNPLGYILTADHAERINHAARLHDCAIIVDMVYAGFTDKGDIQQALSQFDPERTIYCDSFSKIFGLPGLRLGMAFSRNQQICSALRAVKSAHSLLPSALKYLFIGYLLKNHQGLIEAIQSSLRMRHHLFASSFEALNSSAARLLPSDNHLYRCIDLGGMSITSDKALNEWTYSLEKMTGVRVTSGSKFFPKINFVQNNSSKYMYCSSGLTHKPFWRISLGKEPEIEAVSQKICNFLRNH, translated from the coding sequence TTGTCAATTCTTGACACTGTAATCGAGAACAGTCTTGAGTCGTTGAACATCGAGCATTTTTATAACGATTACCTGGTTGCGGACAAGCGTACGCCTGTCCATGATATGAGCTTGGGTGAAATTGCAAATGTCCATTATTCCGAAAATCAATATGGTCTGTATAAGCGGTTTCTTACAGAGCATGATTTGCAGAACAAACTGACCAGATATGGGGGGGCTGAAGGAACTCTTGAAACGGTATTAATAACCGCCAAGCATGCAGGAGCGTTAACCGGTTTGTCTGAACTTGACGAAAGGCATATCACATTTTTTGACGGTGCGCAGGATGCCATATCCAATGTCATCTCTTGCACAGTATCGCCGCTTGGCTCCGGCTACCGCAATAAGCAATTTGTTCTTGCAGCCATTCCCTCGTATCCTTATGCTGCATCTATCCTTAATCAGAAGTGCGGCGTGAAACTGTTCCAGGCTTTTTCAGGGGATGAGTTTACCCAAGGGGTCGTAGATTGCATTGATGAAACGGTAGGGGCCATTCTGGTCAATATTCCGCAAAATCCGCTTGGCTACATCCTTACCGCTGATCATGCGGAAAGAATCAACCATGCGGCGCGGTTGCACGATTGCGCAATTATTGTGGATATGGTCTACGCGGGATTTACGGACAAAGGCGATATTCAACAGGCATTAAGCCAATTTGATCCTGAACGGACCATTTATTGCGACAGTTTTTCCAAAATTTTTGGTCTGCCGGGTCTCAGGTTAGGGATGGCCTTCAGTAGAAATCAACAAATTTGCAGTGCGCTGAGAGCCGTTAAGAGCGCCCATTCGCTGCTGCCCAGTGCACTGAAGTATTTGTTTATCGGTTATTTGCTGAAGAATCATCAAGGACTGATCGAAGCGATTCAATCCTCTTTAAGGATGCGGCATCATCTCTTTGCGAGCAGCTTTGAAGCCTTGAACAGCTCAGCCGCCAGGCTGCTTCCTTCTGATAATCATTTGTACCGGTGCATCGATCTGGGGGGGATGTCCATCACTTCGGATAAAGCGTTAAATGAATGGACGTATTCGTTAGAGAAGATGACCGGGGTGAGAGTTACCTCCGGAAGCAAATTTTTTCCAAAAATTAATTTCGTGCAAAATAATAGTTCCAAATATATGTATTGCAGCAGCGGGCTGACCCATAAGCCGTTCTGGCGGATTTCATTAGGGAAAGAACCCGAAATTGAAGCAGTCTCGCAAAAAATATGCAATTTTCTCAGAAACCACTAG
- a CDS encoding phenylacetate--CoA ligase family protein, protein MERLLSHLNYLKLHVPFYMERNHRATSIAELPIMTKDMIRKQYGEFFSNEFAEVKDRLVEFVQNPAIQKDRTDNELYFSEDIIVEETTGTSGVPFRCAKTKPERAVLSLGIWKQRRQVDREVSPGNLFQFNHIGKDADKLDIYNYDPENLLKIYGKVKDANARWLHTPPSTIQHHVVSLQKNNIQLDLPKLKVIECNGEYLRPETKKILEEYFNVQVVNQYGTIETWTIGLSCACGNLHINENVYVELVDDDNNPITKPLVTGRLLLTALSNRLLPFTRYLSGDYGYFNEDTCGCGNPGPTFTILEGREINLIKGCKEKLYGNVFFHQMVRRVLRERQIPGLEYIQVIQSNLDHFNVYTNYFDEVEVFMELFASAACLCMERDVAFQHNILSESEIVRKQREKPNVFICRC, encoded by the coding sequence ATGGAACGGCTGTTGTCTCATCTTAACTATTTAAAATTGCATGTGCCCTTTTATATGGAGAGAAACCACCGAGCTACTTCCATTGCGGAACTTCCAATAATGACAAAGGACATGATCCGCAAACAATACGGCGAATTCTTCAGTAATGAATTTGCCGAAGTAAAAGATCGCCTGGTTGAGTTTGTGCAGAATCCCGCAATACAAAAAGACCGTACAGACAATGAGCTGTACTTTTCCGAAGATATTATCGTTGAAGAAACTACAGGAACCAGCGGTGTTCCGTTTCGGTGTGCTAAGACCAAGCCGGAACGGGCAGTACTCTCCTTGGGGATCTGGAAGCAGAGACGGCAGGTGGACCGGGAGGTTAGCCCCGGCAATCTTTTTCAATTCAATCATATCGGCAAAGATGCTGATAAATTGGATATTTACAATTATGATCCTGAGAATTTATTGAAAATTTACGGCAAAGTCAAGGATGCAAACGCCCGCTGGCTGCATACTCCACCCAGTACCATTCAGCATCACGTTGTTTCCTTACAAAAAAATAATATTCAGCTTGATCTCCCCAAATTAAAAGTGATCGAGTGCAACGGAGAGTATCTTCGACCGGAGACGAAAAAGATACTTGAGGAATACTTCAATGTTCAGGTCGTCAATCAGTATGGAACAATTGAAACATGGACAATCGGATTAAGCTGTGCCTGCGGCAATTTACATATTAATGAGAATGTATATGTTGAACTGGTTGATGATGACAACAATCCTATCACAAAGCCCCTTGTAACGGGACGGCTACTGTTGACTGCGCTTTCGAATCGGTTGCTACCCTTTACACGCTATCTGTCGGGCGATTACGGATACTTTAATGAAGATACTTGCGGTTGCGGCAATCCTGGCCCAACATTTACAATCCTTGAAGGCCGGGAGATCAATCTGATCAAAGGCTGCAAAGAAAAATTGTACGGAAATGTGTTTTTTCATCAGATGGTTAGAAGAGTGCTTAGAGAGCGGCAGATTCCCGGGCTGGAATATATACAAGTCATTCAATCCAATTTGGACCATTTCAATGTCTATACGAATTATTTTGATGAGGTAGAAGTGTTCATGGAATTATTCGCTTCCGCAGCCTGTCTGTGTATGGAGCGAGACGTTGCCTTTCAGCACAATATTTTAAGCGAGAGTGAAATTGTACGGAAGCAGCGAGAGAAGCCGAATGTATTCATTTGCAGATGTTAG
- a CDS encoding class I adenylate-forming enzyme family protein → MSRMNRLFPDLNSFKDSLLQWGSWTGDYTWLCDNSTRVSQRLHELGITRYMNVVMMMRNSPAMLSAILGALACDGVVVPLYHNTPARSFEFIIHETQPFAVIFDRSCIDKEVLTLLRNKVHAVLCIDFCEGSGQLAIEEIASPAGSLAPRLMDEDVCEILFTSGSTGTPKGVLLTEDNVKHCATSVHTYLELQSADKVLLTKPLAHSSGMNSELFAALSVGASIVIEPEVLVLSRLIRVIRNYGVTVFFTVPTLLELIRKAGLLPRFRETKLRIIHFYGAPAGQSLIQALISEVPQAEIIYGYGISEAASRVTYIKTRELGLLTGSSGKPIAGVQVDIQRPDGTSAEAGEIGEVAIAGPTLMKGYLSETTAAPFRAGWLLTGDIGWLDNDGYLFLCGRKDDMIIKAGLNIYPTEIEEVLLEHDDVHLALVKEESDHLGGSRIAAYIEACSGQILSTADLVRHCRLRLDHRKVPAAFYFVDKLERGLTGKINRKGSGGNGDEIRPARSLEVNQGD, encoded by the coding sequence ATGAGTAGAATGAACAGGCTGTTTCCGGACCTGAATTCGTTCAAAGACAGCTTGCTCCAGTGGGGCAGCTGGACGGGCGATTATACTTGGCTCTGCGACAATTCAACACGGGTGTCACAACGACTGCATGAGCTGGGAATTACCCGGTATATGAATGTAGTTATGATGATGCGGAACTCCCCGGCAATGCTTAGTGCAATTCTTGGAGCACTTGCTTGCGATGGAGTTGTTGTTCCCCTCTATCACAACACGCCGGCGCGTTCATTCGAGTTCATCATTCACGAAACGCAGCCCTTTGCTGTTATATTTGACCGGAGTTGCATCGATAAAGAAGTGCTTACGCTTCTCAGAAACAAAGTGCATGCGGTACTTTGTATCGACTTCTGCGAAGGAAGCGGGCAACTGGCCATTGAGGAGATAGCTTCTCCGGCCGGCAGCTTGGCGCCAAGATTGATGGATGAGGATGTATGTGAAATATTGTTCACCTCAGGCTCAACAGGCACTCCCAAGGGTGTGCTGCTCACAGAGGACAATGTTAAGCATTGCGCCACCAGTGTACACACTTATCTGGAATTACAGTCAGCCGACAAAGTTCTCTTGACCAAACCTTTAGCTCACTCATCCGGTATGAATTCCGAATTGTTTGCCGCGTTATCGGTTGGAGCTTCTATTGTAATTGAACCTGAAGTGCTGGTTCTTTCCCGGCTGATCAGAGTAATCAGGAATTATGGAGTCACTGTTTTTTTTACGGTTCCTACATTGCTTGAACTGATAAGGAAAGCGGGGCTATTGCCCCGGTTCAGGGAGACGAAATTGCGGATTATTCACTTTTACGGCGCTCCGGCCGGTCAATCTCTTATCCAGGCTTTGATATCTGAAGTTCCCCAGGCAGAGATTATTTATGGTTATGGAATATCGGAAGCGGCCTCGCGGGTCACATATATCAAGACAAGAGAGCTGGGTCTTCTCACTGGCTCTTCTGGCAAGCCTATCGCAGGAGTGCAAGTGGATATTCAGAGGCCGGATGGAACATCCGCCGAAGCCGGCGAAATCGGTGAGGTTGCTATAGCGGGTCCAACATTGATGAAAGGTTACTTGTCCGAAACAACCGCAGCGCCATTCCGCGCAGGCTGGCTGCTCACCGGGGATATTGGCTGGCTGGACAACGACGGTTATTTGTTTCTTTGCGGGCGTAAAGATGACATGATTATCAAGGCCGGGCTTAATATATATCCAACCGAGATCGAAGAGGTCTTATTGGAGCACGATGATGTTCATCTGGCTTTGGTTAAGGAAGAAAGCGATCACTTGGGAGGCAGCAGAATAGCCGCCTATATAGAAGCTTGCTCTGGACAAATATTGTCCACTGCAGATTTAGTCCGTCATTGCCGGCTAAGACTGGATCATCGCAAAGTGCCGGCGGCCTTTTATTTTGTGGACAAGCTGGAGCGGGGGTTAACCGGTAAAATCAACCGAAAGGGAAGTGGGGGCAATGGCGATGAGATCCGTCCAGCAAGAAGTTTGGAAGTTAATCAAGGAGATTAA
- a CDS encoding acyl carrier protein, translating to MDLPDSAAPDTDLMNSLGFDSIQLIQLIVNLETALDFEFEDQDMSMEHFLKLEDLVHLVEQRITEQTTL from the coding sequence ATGGATTTACCCGATTCAGCGGCTCCTGATACGGATCTGATGAACAGTCTAGGATTCGATTCCATTCAGTTAATCCAGCTGATAGTGAACTTAGAGACAGCGCTGGATTTTGAATTTGAAGACCAGGATATGTCGATGGAACACTTTTTGAAATTGGAAGATTTAGTTCATTTGGTAGAGCAACGGATCACAGAACAAACCACATTATAA
- a CDS encoding zinc-dependent alcohol dehydrogenase has translation MISYILEGPKNMIPVDAEIPEPSPYEVRIKIAYTGVCASDISIYLGKRSPEMYTEGPVLLGHEPSGVIDKVGSMVTGLRVGDRVTCIGVWGCFSEYVVTEPMNVLKLHPDLSLVDSSIVEVLPSIAMTAMKTGITESSDVLIYGQGLTGLIMTRLVRFFGCKKLIVADLYEEKLRIAKEFGATYFINASTENVTERIKEIVPEGVDIAIIATRDGNDVEKAIDWTRIRGKIVNFGGIGPCDGFDYFKLHRKGLSVVKESMNISGVFEHRKLWRDAMELVADGILPTPRLRTHIFPMDQLQQALDLRAECSADAIHVLMENEWAREKRLNGEFF, from the coding sequence ATGATTTCGTACATTTTAGAAGGACCCAAAAATATGATACCGGTGGATGCTGAAATTCCGGAGCCGTCCCCGTATGAAGTCCGCATCAAAATAGCTTATACCGGTGTATGCGCCTCGGATATTTCCATCTATCTCGGTAAACGATCGCCGGAAATGTATACGGAAGGCCCAGTATTGCTTGGTCATGAACCATCGGGAGTTATAGACAAGGTAGGGAGCATGGTCACCGGTTTAAGGGTTGGTGACCGTGTTACCTGTATAGGTGTCTGGGGCTGTTTCTCCGAATATGTAGTCACCGAGCCGATGAATGTGTTAAAGCTGCACCCTGATCTTTCTTTAGTTGACAGCAGTATAGTTGAAGTTTTGCCGAGTATAGCGATGACAGCCATGAAAACGGGAATCACGGAATCGAGCGATGTTCTGATCTATGGTCAAGGTTTGACCGGACTGATCATGACCCGACTGGTCCGGTTCTTCGGTTGTAAAAAACTGATCGTTGCCGATTTATATGAAGAAAAGCTGCGGATTGCCAAAGAATTCGGTGCAACTTACTTCATTAATGCTTCTACCGAAAATGTGACAGAGCGAATCAAAGAAATTGTTCCTGAAGGCGTTGATATTGCCATTATTGCCACGCGGGACGGCAATGATGTGGAGAAAGCTATCGACTGGACCAGAATAAGAGGGAAGATCGTTAACTTTGGCGGAATTGGCCCCTGTGACGGATTTGACTACTTTAAACTGCACAGAAAGGGACTTTCTGTGGTTAAAGAAAGTATGAATATTTCAGGTGTATTCGAGCACCGCAAACTATGGCGTGATGCGATGGAGTTGGTCGCCGACGGGATTCTGCCGACACCGCGCCTTCGGACGCATATTTTTCCTATGGATCAATTACAACAAGCTCTCGATTTACGTGCAGAATGCAGTGCCGATGCGATTCATGTGTTGATGGAGAATGAGTGGGCGCGCGAAAAAAGGCTCAACGGAGAATTCTTCTAA